One window of the Labilibaculum sp. genome contains the following:
- a CDS encoding RNA-directed DNA polymerase, which translates to MKRIGNLHSKIYSYENIELAFRNAKKGKRSYSEVKKIEANTKLYLGQIHEMLKNETFKNSPYEVFEKQSGNKVREIFKLPFFPDRIIHHCIVQVCQPIWMNLFIYDTFSTIPGRGIHAGVQRMKEAMIHKPKYCLKIDVRKYYPSIDHEVLKQIIKKKIKCEKTLNLMSEIIDSAPGVPIGNYLSQWFGNVYLSYLDHFVKEKLGVKHYFRYCDDMVLLHDSKAFLWDCLDQIRTELSILKLDVKSNYQVFPVNIRGIDFLGYRFFHTHTLVRKNIVKNFKARINKTATKQAFSAYWGWFKHANSYNLTKKYFDMHSFSDFAQVSFALEGEKKRMEDIINTEIYISDFRVKDSKHNTGDYLSMQFKVEGDDKKYVCFTGSNVLIKQCQDYKDQLPFKTKIKAFQNKGKRYYSFT; encoded by the coding sequence ATGAAAAGAATAGGGAATTTACACAGTAAAATATACAGCTATGAAAATATTGAATTGGCGTTTCGCAACGCTAAAAAAGGAAAGAGATCCTACAGTGAAGTAAAAAAGATTGAGGCTAATACCAAACTCTATCTAGGTCAGATTCATGAGATGTTGAAAAATGAGACTTTTAAGAACAGTCCTTACGAAGTGTTTGAAAAACAGAGTGGAAATAAGGTGAGGGAAATATTCAAGCTTCCTTTTTTTCCAGACAGAATCATTCATCACTGCATTGTACAAGTCTGTCAGCCAATCTGGATGAATCTGTTTATTTATGACACATTCTCAACTATTCCCGGAAGAGGAATTCATGCAGGGGTTCAGCGCATGAAAGAGGCTATGATTCACAAACCAAAGTACTGCCTGAAAATAGATGTTAGAAAATACTATCCGTCCATTGATCATGAAGTATTAAAGCAGATCATCAAAAAGAAAATAAAGTGTGAGAAAACACTAAACCTCATGTCTGAAATTATCGATTCAGCTCCGGGAGTACCAATTGGCAACTATCTAAGTCAGTGGTTCGGAAACGTGTATTTAAGTTATCTCGATCATTTTGTGAAAGAAAAATTGGGGGTGAAGCACTATTTTAGGTATTGTGATGATATGGTATTACTGCACGATAGTAAGGCGTTTCTTTGGGATTGTCTTGATCAAATAAGAACAGAATTATCGATTTTGAAATTAGATGTTAAATCCAATTATCAAGTATTTCCTGTAAATATAAGAGGGATTGACTTTTTAGGATACCGCTTCTTTCACACCCATACATTAGTAAGAAAGAATATCGTTAAAAATTTCAAGGCGAGAATAAACAAAACTGCCACTAAACAGGCATTCTCAGCATATTGGGGGTGGTTTAAACACGCCAATAGCTACAATCTAACAAAAAAGTATTTTGATATGCATAGTTTTTCAGATTTCGCGCAGGTTTCATTCGCTCTTGAGGGTGAAAAAAAGCGAATGGAGGATATAATAAATACGGAGATTTACATTTCCGATTTCAGAGTAAAAGACAGTAAACACAATACTGGAGATTATTTGTCGATGCAGTTTAAAGTAGAAGGAGATGATAAAAAATACGTCTGTTTTACTGGTAGTAATGTGTTAATTAAACAGTGTCAGGATTACAAGGATCAGTTACCATTCAAAACAAAAATTAAAGCATTCCAGAACAAAGGAAAAAGATATTACTCATTTACTTAA
- a CDS encoding DNA cytosine methyltransferase: MYRPTMKSNCSGGGFSDLGFLMAGIEIIQSLEIDLNCVKTLTANFAHKILHTDIRNETVLSQDKSDIIAATYPCTKYSTIADIHGTRTGDDLFLHVFRHIAIEQPEMYIIENVPGMKKFPVVMEAMTKLPNYYINVFCPLDALNWLPQKRERLILIGTKRRFNIAPPTSTKRILLSDIIDEIPDMKVPDYVVSRINGKYRDKPIISDPNDKDAYAPTCVAHYSKDRGTRLVVDKSHPLGVRPYSVREWARLQGIPDSYILPASDSEAYKQIGNGVPVHMAEWIGQQAIKYFN, from the coding sequence ATGTATAGACCAACAATGAAATCAAATTGCAGTGGTGGAGGCTTTTCTGATTTAGGTTTCTTAATGGCAGGTATTGAAATTATTCAATCCCTTGAAATCGATTTGAATTGCGTTAAGACACTTACTGCTAACTTCGCTCATAAGATATTACATACCGATATCCGCAACGAAACAGTTTTATCTCAAGATAAATCAGATATTATTGCAGCAACATATCCTTGCACTAAATATTCAACAATAGCAGATATCCATGGCACTAGAACGGGAGACGATTTGTTTTTACATGTGTTCCGTCACATTGCAATTGAGCAGCCTGAAATGTACATTATTGAGAATGTTCCGGGAATGAAGAAATTTCCTGTAGTAATGGAAGCCATGACAAAGCTTCCCAATTATTACATTAACGTTTTCTGCCCACTTGATGCTTTGAATTGGTTGCCTCAAAAAAGAGAAAGGTTAATACTGATAGGCACAAAGAGAAGGTTTAACATTGCTCCGCCAACCAGTACAAAAAGAATTCTTCTTTCTGATATCATTGACGAAATTCCTGATATGAAAGTACCTGATTACGTTGTATCAAGGATAAACGGTAAATACAGAGACAAGCCAATAATAAGCGATCCCAATGATAAAGATGCCTATGCACCAACATGCGTGGCTCATTATTCAAAAGACCGTGGTACAAGATTGGTAGTAGACAAATCTCATCCTTTAGGAGTTCGACCTTATTCTGTAAGAGAATGGGCAAGACTTCAAGGCATTCCAGATTCATACATATTGCCAGCTTCAGACAGTGAAGCTTATAAGCAAATAGGAAATGGAGTTCCGGTACATATGGCTGAATGGATAGGCCAACAAGCAATTAAATATTTCAATTAA
- a CDS encoding DUF3164 family protein — MGSTIMTAEQRLQLEELKKLESQEKERTKEDRQTLKEMTDESVKDAFAILLQLSKNIKEAKTIVYSKFADIIELKKQVYQTSDEQFSHTFTTKDSKLRIMVGYHVVDSFDDSHTAGVDGVNEYLNSMGTDDDSKWLVKTIKKYISRNTKGELNAKKVMELMQLANERGDQLLIDKVQIIVDAYTPIKTKLFIMAKYRDDKQNEWKTLPLGITEANMD; from the coding sequence ATGGGAAGTACAATTATGACAGCCGAACAAAGGCTGCAATTAGAAGAGTTAAAAAAACTTGAATCTCAAGAAAAAGAGCGTACAAAAGAAGATCGCCAAACTCTTAAAGAAATGACCGACGAATCGGTTAAAGATGCTTTTGCTATCCTACTGCAATTGAGCAAAAACATTAAAGAAGCTAAGACAATTGTGTACAGCAAATTTGCCGATATCATTGAGCTAAAAAAACAGGTGTATCAAACCAGCGATGAACAGTTTTCTCACACATTTACCACAAAAGACAGTAAACTGCGCATTATGGTAGGTTATCATGTTGTGGACAGCTTCGACGACAGTCACACTGCCGGTGTTGATGGTGTTAACGAATACCTTAACAGTATGGGTACCGACGACGACAGCAAATGGCTGGTAAAAACCATTAAGAAATACATTTCCCGAAATACCAAAGGCGAACTAAACGCCAAAAAGGTAATGGAACTAATGCAACTGGCAAACGAGCGTGGCGATCAGCTGTTGATTGATAAGGTGCAGATTATTGTAGACGCTTACACGCCTATTAAAACCAAGCTTTTCATTATGGCGAAATACCGCGATGACAAGCAAAATGAATGGAAAACGCTTCCTCTCGGAATTACTGAAGCCAACATGGATTAA